From the genome of Fusarium oxysporum f. sp. lycopersici 4287 chromosome 3, whole genome shotgun sequence, one region includes:
- a CDS encoding phosphoenolpyruvate synthase (At least one base has a quality score < 10), whose protein sequence is MFVLIKQASTPITSLLYRASASRSSNYSIMNDDWTAEPLVLNFEHLARSDVGLVGGKNSSLGEMVRALGPKGIPVPPGFATSSYAYWHYVDANNIRGKIDELVNEWQAGQQTLAEAGHAIRSLFLRGTWPADTAEAILSAYQDLCDKAQVDNLSVAVRSSATAEDLPDASFAGQQETYLNIQGREALLDACRRCYASLFTDRAISYRQIKEFSHASVALSIGVQQMVRSDIGGSGVMFSIDTESGFDKVVLINAAWGLGENVVQGTVNPDEYQSFKPLLSNKNLSPILSKKLGDKSIKMVYGDKCRPTRNVPTSRAEQAAYVLEDEEILQLSRWACLIEEHYGCPMDMEWARDGSSGKLFIVQARPETVQSRRDTAAFKTYKVGERGHILTTGLSIGDKAVAGRICLLNTVSDMDKFIDGSILVTEATDPDWVPVMKRAAAIITDQGGRTSHAAIVSRELGIPAVVGTGNATYVLHTEGDSGLVYDGISEITTQMVYISELPSVRTKIMLNLANPAAAYRWWRLPVDGIGLARMEFVVSNSIQVHPMALIHFEHLKDGEAKREIGKLTAGYASKPDYFVDKLASGLATLCSAVYPKPVIIRMSDFKTNEYARLIGGAEFELKEENPMIGFRGASRYYSPRYKEGFALECRAVKRVREEIGLTNAIVMIPFCRTIKEARKVLDVMEENGLKRGENGLKVYVMCEIPSNVILASSFTEHFDGFSIGSNDLAQLTLGVDRDSGELASLFNEQDEAVKWMIARAIEVARREGCKIGLCGEAPSNHPEFAKFLVDAGIDSISVSPDSFVQVMKHVVASEQGL, encoded by the exons ATGTTTGTGCTCATAAAACAAGCCTCAACCCCCATTACATCTTTACTCTATAGGGCTTCTGCGTCACGTTCAAGCAATTATTCAATCATGAATGACGATTGGACTGCTGAACCTCTGGTTCTCAACTTTGAGCACCTGGCTCGAAGTGATGTCGGCCTAGTCGGCGGCAAGAATTCCTCCTTGGGCGAAATGGTTCGAGCCCTCGGACCCAAAGGGATTCCAGTGCCACCAGGCTTCGCGACATCCTCCTATGCCTACTGGCACTACGTCGATGCCAATAACATCCGCGGCAAAATCGATGAATTGGTCAATGAATGGCAGGCTGGTCAACAGACACTCGCCGAGGCAGGCCATGCCATACGTAGCTTGTTCCTACGTGGGACATGGCCAGCTGATACTGCAGAGGCCATTTTGTCAGCCTATCAAGACCTTTGTGATAAAGCTCAGGTTGATAATCTGAGTGTTGCAGTACGATCTAGCGCAACAGCTGAAGATCTTCCTGATGCGAGCTTCGCTGGACAGCAGGAGACGTACCTGAATATTCAAGGTAGAGAAGCACTGCTAGATGCCTGTCGACGATGCTACGCTTCACTCTTCACAGATCGAGCCATCAGCTATCGCCAAATCAAGGAGTTCAGCCATGCAAGCGTGGCTCTTTCCATTGGAGTACAACAAATGGTTCGCTCTGATATCGGTGGTTCGGGTGTCATGTTCTCTATAGATACCGAGAGCGGATTCGACAAAGTTGTTCTCATCAATGCTGCTTGGGGTCTTGGCGAGAACGTTGTTCAGGGCACGGTCAACCCGGATGAATACCAATCTTTCAAGCCTCTCTTGTCCAACAAGAATCTTTCACCAATTCTAAGCAAGAAACTTGGCGATAAGTCAATCAAAATGGTTTATGGGGATAAGTGCAGACCTACACGTAATGTCCCCACGTCCAGGGCTGAGCAAGCCGCTTATGTtctcgaggatgaagaaatTCTCCAGCTGTCACGATGGGCATGTCTCATTGAAGAGCATTATGGTTGCCCGATGGATATGGAGTGGGCCAGGGATGGCTCTTCGGGAAAGCTTTTCATCGTCCAGGCCAGACCCGAGACTGTGCAGTCTCGTCGTGACACAGCTGCCTTTAAAACCTACAAGGTTGGTGAACGTGGCCATATATTGACCACTGGACTATCCATTGGTGATAAAGCAGTTGCTGGGCGTATCTGCCTGCTCAATACGGTCTCGGACATGGATAAGTTTATCGATGGATCTATTTTGGTCACCGAGGCTACAGATCCTGACTGGGTGCCTGTCATGAAGCGCGCCGCCGCTATCATCACCGACCAAGGTGGGCGTACTTCTCATGCCGCCATTGTCAGTCGCGAACTAGGTATTCCAGCAGTCGTGGGTACAGGAAATGCCACATACGTTCTGCACACCG AAGGTGATTCAGGTCTTGTCTATGATGGAATCTCGGAAATCACCACCCAGATGGTTTACATATCTGAACTCCCTTCGGTCCGAACAAAGATCATGCTGAATCTGGCCAACCCTGCAGCTGCATACCGCTGGTGGAGACTCCCAGTTGACGGCATCGGACTTGCTCGTATGGAATTTGTCGTCAGCAATTCTATCCAAGTCCATCCTATGGCTCTTATTCACTTCGAACATCTCAAGGATGGAGAAGCCAAGAGAGAAATTGGCAAGTTGACGGCAGGCTATGCCTCCAAGCCTGATTACTTTGTTGACAAGTTGGCATCCGGCCTTGCAACTCTTTGTTCCGCTGTCTACCCTAAACCAGTCATCATCAGGATGAGCGATTTCAAGACCAACGAGTATGCTCGTCTGATAGGTGGTGCTGAGTTTGAACTGAAAGAGGAGAATCCCATGATTGGATTCCGCGGGGCCTCGCGCTATTACTCACCTCGCTACAAAGAGGGGTTCGCTCTGGAATGCCGGGCTGTCAAGAGGGTACGAGAGGAAATAGGTCTCACCAATGCCATCGTCATGATACCCTTCTGCCGAACAATCAAAGAAGCCCGAAAGGTGCTAGACGTTATGGAGGAGAACGGTCTAAAGCGAGGAGAGAATGGTCTTAAGGTCTATGTCATGTGCGAGATTCCATCCAATGTCATTCTGGCCTCGAGCTTCACTGAACACTTTGACGGTTTTTCCATTGGGTCTAATGACCTGGCACAGCTTACGCTCGGAGTAGACCGGGACTCTGGAGAGTTGGCGAGTTTGTTCAACGAGCAGGATGAGGCTGTTAAGTGGATGATCGCCAGAGCTATTGAAGTGGCTCGTCGGGAGGGATGCAAGATTGGGCTTTGCGGTGAGGCACCGAGCAATCATCCTGAGTTTGCTAAGTTCTTGGTTGATGCGGGAATCGATTCCATCTCTGTTAGTCCGGATAGTTTTGTTCAGGTTATGAAACACGTGGTGGCTAGTGAACAGGGCTTGTAA
- a CDS encoding hypothetical protein (At least one base has a quality score < 10), whose product MLYIPPAADFQNDELQRLPKYPCRSLVSQQARKTIGGLLINKRIFPHSIANKVRTMALFPRSLYNPDSPFHPIFRLLEDYDTYSRRDQNTHNTGMTHWQPRFDICETPRAYELHGELPGMNKKEVHLEFTEPQTLVICGKSERTYTSGNPPAGFVEGSSAHGAVKGDGDEHNKSQPQQPAKGDKHDEKTKYWLAERSVGEFSRTFTFPSHVDQDGVSAKFQDGILSIIVPKVKKHESRRIHID is encoded by the coding sequence ATGCTATATATACCCCCAGCAGCTGACTTTCAGAACGATGAGCTACAAAGACTTCCCAAGTATCCCTGCAGATCACTAGTTTCTCAACAAGCACGCAAAACAATAGGCGGTTTACTTATCAACAAACGCATCTTTCCACATTCCATTGCCAACAAAGTACGCACGATGGCTCTTTTCCCTCGCAGCCTTTATAATCCTGATTCCCCCTTTCACCCAATCTTCCGACTTCTCGAGGATTACGACACATACTCCCGACGAGATCAGAATACTCATAACACTGGAATGACCCACTGGCAGCCCAGGTTTGATATCTGCGAGACGCCTCGGGCTTACGAACTCCATGGGGAACTTCCTGGTAtgaacaagaaggaggtgCACCTCGAGTTTACTGAGCCGCAAACACTGGTCATCTGTGGAAAGTCCGAGCGAACCTATACCTCAGGGAACCCTCCTGCAGGTTTTGTCGAAGGCTCATCTGCGCATGGAGCTGTCAaaggcgatggcgatgaacACAACAAATCGCAGCCCCAACAGCCAGCAAAGGGCGACAAACATGACGAAAAGACGAAGTATTGGCTTGCTGAGCGCAGCGTTGGCGAGTTCTCCCGCACCTTCACCTTCCCATCTCATGTAGATCAGGATGGTGTCAGTGCCAAGTTTCAAGACGGGATCCTGAGTATTATTGTCCCGAAGGTCAAGAAACATGAGTCCCGCCGCATCCATATTGATTGA
- a CDS encoding pyruvate decarboxylase (At least one base has a quality score < 10), with protein sequence MSPFTVGDYLAERLVQIGIRHHFIVPGDYNLILRDKLEAHPSLTEIGCTNELNCSLAAEGYARANGIGVCIVTYSVGAFSTFNGIGSAYAERLPLILVSGAPNTNDVGQHLLHHTLSEYDTTYQLEMARKITCFAARVRQALNAPGIIDTAIRAALTQTKPVYIEVPVNLAGETCLRPGPITSLLTSAPCNQHALDVAVSKSCELIGTKHRCIILVGPLVRRAKAQDALLQLAEAIGCAVVIQPAAKGSFPEDHAQFAGMFWGQVSTLAADAIVNWADLLICIGTVFTDYSTVGWTALPSVPQLVVDMNNITVASKLYCSLIEMHDFLSRLAATVGWNDTTMIEYNRLRPDPSLGKPSRGPEKLTRKEIARQTQALLSLNPDTTVFADTGDSWFNGLKLSLPFGAEFEIEMQWGHPGWSIPASFGYTLARPQRQIIVMVGDGAFQMTAQEVSQMVRYRVPIIILLMNNRGYTIEVEIHDGLYNRVQNWDYGHLVEAFSCEDEGKIALGLEARTSEELSNGLERAVAHTDGPTLINCIIHQDDCSRELITWGHFVAAANVRGPKKD encoded by the coding sequence ATGTCGCCCTTCACCGTGGGTGATTATCTTGCTGAGAGGCTTGTCCAGATCGGAATCCGTCATCATTTCATTGTCCCAGGGGACTACAACCTAATTCTCCGCGACAAGCTTGAGGCTCATCCGTCCCTGACTGAAATAGGCTGCACGAATGAGCTCAACTGCTCTCTCGCCGCTGAAGGCTATGCTCGCGCGAATGGCATTGGTGTCTGTATCGTGACGTACAGCGTCGGCGCTTTCTCTACCTTCAATGGAATCGGCAGTGCCTACGCTGAGAGACTTCCTCTTATCCTTGTTAGTGGAGCGCCTAATACCAACGATGTGGGCCAACACCTACTCCATCACACTCTTAGTGAATATGACACGACATATCAGCTTGAGATGGCCAGAAAGATCACTTGTTTCGCGGCTCGTGTGCGTCAGGCATTGAACGCTCCTGGGATTATCGATACAGCTATCCGAGCTGCCCTCACACAAACGAAACCTGTTTACATAGAGGTTCCAGTTAACCTTGCGGGCGAGACCTGTCTTCGTCCTGGACCTATAACCTCGCTTCTTACATCAGCTCCATGCAACCAACACGCACTCGATGTTGCTGTATCCAAATCGTGCGAGCTTATTGGTACCAAACACAGGTGCATTATCCTTGTTGGGCCCCTGGTACGTAGGGCCAAAGCTCAGGATGCTCTCCTTCAATTGGCAGAGGCGATCGGATGTGCTGTCGTCATCCAACCAGCTGCCAAGGGCTCATTTCCTGAAGATCATGCACAGTTTGCTGGCATGTTTTGGGGTCAGGTCAGCACCCTAGCGGCTGACGCTATCGTAAATTGGGCTGATCTGCTTATTTGCATTGGCACTGTCTTCACCGACTACAGCACTGTTGGTTGGACAGCTTTACCAAGTGTCCCGcagcttgttgttgatatgaACAATATAACAGTGGCTTCCAAGCTCTACTGCAGCCTTATTGAAATGCACGACTTTCTGTCGAGACTAGCTGCGACAGTTGGCTGGAATGATACTACCATGATTGAGTATAACAGGTTACGTCCTGATCCATCTCTGGGAAAACCCTCACGTGGTCCTGAGAAGTTAACGAGAAAGGAGATTGCTCGACAAACGCAAGCCCTGCTGTCACTTAACCCTGATACTACGGTGTTTGCGGACACTGGTGACTCATGGTTTAACGGACTGAAGTTGAGTCTTCCATTTGGAGCTGAATTTGAGATTGAAATGCAATGGGGCCATCCTGGATGGTCTATTCCCGCATCATTCGGTTACACCCTTGCAAGGCCGCAACGACAGATTATCGTCATGGTTGGAGACGGTGCCTTCCAGATGACAGCCCAGGAAGTATCTCAAATGGTAAGATACAGAGTGCCTATCATTATACTCCTCATGAATAACCGAGGCTACACTATCGAGGTGGAAATTCACGATGGACTATATAATCGAGTTCAGAACTGGGATTATGGTCATTTAGTCGAGGCGTTTAGttgtgaggatgaaggaaAGATCGCGCTTGGTCTTGAAGCTCGCACTTCTGAGGAACTTTCGAATGGTTTGGAACGAGCCGTTGCGCATACTGATGGTCCAACGCTCATTAATTGTATTATCCATCAAGACGACTGTAGTCGGGAGTTGATTACTTGGGGGCATTTTGTAGCTGCTGCTAATGTTCGAGGGCCGAAGAAGGATTAG